In the genome of Acidovorax sp. 69, the window GCTATGGTTTTTGATTCAAACAGGTTGCGTGGCCTGCAGTGCGTCGATCTGCTCGGCGTTCCAGCCCAGCGCGGCAAGGATGGCGGCGTTGTGCTGGCCCACGGCGGGGACGGCGTCCATGCGGTAATCAAACGCGCTGTTCACGCCCGGCGGCAGCAGCGCGGGCACATCGCCTGCCGGCGTGCCCACGGTGCGCCAGCGCTGGCGCGCCTGCAGCTGCGGGTGGGCCCGCAGGTCGGCCATGTCGTTCACGCGGGCGTTGGCAATGCCCGCCGCGTCCAGGCGCTCGACCACCTGGGCCGCCGTCAACGCGGAGAATTCCTGCAGGATCAGCGCCTGCAGCGCGTCACGCTGGGCATTGCGCTGCGCGTTGGAACAAAAGCGCGCGTCGGTCGCCACCTCGGGGCGCAGCAGCACGGCGTCGCAAAAAATCTTCCACTCGCGCTCGTTCTGCAGGCCCAGCATCACCGTGCCACCGTCGCCGGCGGTGAACGGCCCGTAGGGGTAGATGCTGGCATGCGATGCGCCGGTGCGCGGCGGCGGCGGCGCGCCTTCGTAGGCGTAGTACATCGGGTAGCCCATCCACTCACCCATGGCTTCGAGCATGGAGACGTCGATGTGGCTGCCCTCGCCCGTCTTGCCGCGCAGCAGCAGGGCCGACAGGATGTTGGTGTAGGCATACATGCCTGCGGCAATGTCGGCCACCGAGATGCCGGATTTGGAGGGTGTCTCGGGCGTGCCCGTCACGGACAGGAAGCCCGCCTCGCTCTGGATCAACAGGTCGTAGGCCTTCTTGTCGCGGTAGGGGCCGTCGGCGCCATAGCCGCTGATGTCACACACGATCAGGCGCGGGTTGTGGCTTTTCAGCGCCGCATGCGACAGCCCCATGCGCGCGGCCGCGCCGGGCGCCAGGTTTTGCACCAGCACATCGGCGGTCTGGAGCAGTTGCAGCAGCGCGGCCTTGGCCTGGGGCTGCTTCACATCGAGCGCCAGGCTTTCCTTGTTGCGGTTGAGCCAGGTGAAGTGCGACGACTGGCCGTTGACCCGCTGGTCGTAGCCGCGCGCGAAGTCGCCGCTACCGGGGCGTTCCACCTTGATGACGCGCGCGCCCAGATCGGCCAGCTGGCGCGTGCAAAACGGTGCGGCCACCGCGTGTTCGAGCGAGACGACGGTGATGCCGTCGAGGGGGCGGGTCATGAGAAGCCTTAATCAGTTGAGGACAGAGCTTGCCGCTGCGCGGCTGCGGTCTGTCCCGCAAGGTTTCAGAACGAACGCGGCAAACCGAGGATGTGCTCGGCCACGTAGCTGTAGATCATGTTGGTCGAGATGGGCGCCACCTGGTACAGGCGGGTTTCGCGGAATTTGCGCTCAATGTCGTACTCGCAGGCAAAGCCGAAGCCGCCGTGCGTCTGCAGGCAGACGTTGGCCGCTTCCCAGCTGGCCTTGGCGGCCAGGTACTTGGCCATGTTGGCCTCGGCACCTGCGTTCTGGTGGGCGTCAATCTTCTCGCAGGCCTTCCAGCGCATCAGGTTGGCGGCTTCCAGCTCGATGAAGGCATCGGCAATCGGGAACTGCACGCCCTGGTTCTGACCGATGGGGCGGTTGAACACCACGCGCTCGTTCGCGTATTTGGTGGCGCGGTCGATGAACCAGTAGCCATCGCCAATGCACTCAGCGGCAATCAGGGTGCGCTCGGCGTTCAGGCCGTCCAGCAGGGTCTTGAAGCCCTTGCCTTCCTCGCCCAGCAGCGCGTCCTCGGGGATTTCGAGGTTGTCGAAGAACAGCTCGTTGGTCTCGTGGTTGACCATGTTCAGGATGGGGCGCACCGTCAGGCCGTTGCCAATCGCCTGGTGCAGGTCGATGAGGAAACACGACAGACCATCGGAGCGCTTTTTCACCTGATCGGCGGGCGTGGTGCGGGCCAGCAAAATCATCAAGTCGCTGTGCTGAATGCGCGAGATCCAGACCTTTTGCCCGTTGATGACCCAGCGGCCATCCTTCTTGACCGCCGTGGTCTTGAGCTTGGTGGTGTCGCTGCCGGTGGTGGGCTCGGTCACGCCCATGGACTGGATTCGCAGCTCGCCCGCGGCGATCTTGGGCAGGTATTTTTGTTTTTGTGCTTCGCTACCGCTGCGCACGATGGCGTTCATCACGTACATCTGGCCGTGGCAGGCGCCCGAGTTGCCGCCGCTGCGGTTGATTTCTTCCATGATGACCGAGGCCTCGGCCATGGTCAGGCCCGAGCCGCCGTACTCCTGCGGAATCAACGCGGCCATCCAGCCGGCCTGGGTCAGGGCATCGACAAACGCCTCGGGGTAGCCACGGGCCTCATCGATTTTTCGGAAATATTCGTCGGGGAACTGGGCACAGAGGGCGCGCACGGCGTCGCGGATTTCCTGGTACTGGTCGGGCTGGTGGGTCATGGTGATTTTTTAAGTGTTTTTGGCCTCTAGCGCTTATGCAGCAATCGCTAGCAGCTATTGATTTGATAGTCTTTAGGCCAGTGTGGCCGTGCCCTGCATGGTCAACCAGCCCTCATGGTCCTGGGCCCACAGCTCCACGGTCTTGCCGTCGGCGGATGGCTTGCCGTGCACGCTGAAGGAATGCAGGTCGAAGGTGGGGCGCACAGCGCGGAAGTCGAAGGTGGCCACCTGTGCGCCCGGCAGGCTGCGGCGCAGCAGGTCCAGCAGCAGCGTGGCGATCAGCGGGCCATGCACGATCAGGCCGGGGTAGCCCTCGACCTCGGTCACGTACTTGCGGTCGTAGTGGATGCGGTGGCCGTTGAAGGTGAGCGCCGAGTAGCGAAACAGCAGCACGTCGTCGGGCACGATGGTGCGCGACCAGGCGGCCTGGCCGTCCAGGGGCGGCTTTTGCGGCGCGGGCGCCGGGTCGCCGGGCTGGGCCGCACTGCGGTAGACGATGTCGTGCTCTTCGGTCAGCGCGAGACCGCTGCCGTTTGAAAACTGGTGCTGCACCAGCACAAACAGCAGCTCGCCCGAGCGCCCTGCCTTGTGTTTGACCGACGCGATGGTGGACGTGCGCTGCACCTCCTGGCCCACGCGCAGCGGGTTGGCGCCATCACTCTGTATTTCCCAGCGCAGGCGCCCGCCCGCCCACATGCGGCGCGGCAGTGGCACCGGCGGCAAAAAGCCGCCGCGTTGGGGATGGCCGTCGGGACCAATCTCGCTTTGCCGGGCGTGCGGCAAAAAATACAGCCAGTGCCACAGCGGCGGCAGCGCGGTGCCGGCGGCGGGTGCCGGGTCGTCACGGTCGAGCGTGGCCGACAGTGCCGCCACGGGCACGGCCGTGAGGGTGTCGCCCAGGGTTTCACTTTGGCCTTGCCAGGTCTGCAGGTGCGCGAGCAGGGCGTTGTCAATGGTGGGTTCTGTCATGGTCGCCATCGTGCGGGCTGGCGGTCGACGGTGCAATCCGCGTTTGTGAAAGCGTGTCTTCGGCGCCCATGAAGCCCTGGCCGCTGCGCAGCTGCTTTCATGCGGCCAAAGCCTGCCCTTGCCATTGCCGAATAGCGCAGCGGGGCCTTTGCGTTCATGCTCACAGCCATTGATTTCCATATCGCTAACGAAGGACGACGAACATGACGCAAAAGATGGTGCAGGACAAGGTAGTGGTGGTCACGGGGGCTGGCGGCGGCATCGGGCGCGACATGGCGCTGGCCCTGGCAGCGGCCGGCGCCAAGGTGGTGGTGAATGACATCGGCACCTCCACCACCGGCGAGGGCACCGACGCCGGCCCCGCGCAGAAAGTGGTCGACGAAATCAAGGCCGCCGGCGGCCAGGCCGTGGCCAACATGGACAGCGTGGCCGAGTCTGCTGCCGCCGGCCACATCGTGCAGTGCGCGCTGGACCACTTCGGCCGCATCGACGGCGTGGTCAACAACGCCGGCATCCTCCGCGACCGCTTCTTTCACAAGATGAGCCTGGACGAGTGGGACGCGGTGATCAAGGTGCACCTCTACGGCAGCTACTTCATGGCCCGCGCCGCTGCCAACCATTTCAAGGAGCAGGAAAGCGGCGCCTTCGTGCACATGACCTCCACGTCGGGCTTGATCGGCAACCTGGGCCAGGCCAACTACAGCGCCGCCAAGCTGGGGCTGACGGCCCTGTCCAAGAGCATTGCGCTGGACATGCAAAAGTTCAACGTGCGCTCCAACTGCATCGCACCGTTTGCCTGGAGCCGCATGATCGGCTCCATCCCCACCGACACGCCCGAGCAGCAGGCGCGCGTGGCCAAAATCCAGCAGATGACGCCCAACAAGATCGCGCCGCTGGCCGTGTACCTGCTGTCCGACCAGGCGCAGGACGTGAACGCCCAGGTGTTTGCCGTGCGCAACAACGAAATCTTCTTGATGAGCCAGCCGCGCCCGCTGCGCTCGGTGCACCGCAGCGAAGGCTGGACGCCCGAGTTCATCGCCGAGCACGGCATGCCCGCGCTCAAGGCCTCTTTCGTGCCGATGGACCGCTCGGCCGACGTGTTCAGCTGGGACCCCGTCTGACCCCGGGAGCGGCTCCATGCCCATCGACTACCACCACCTGAAGGCGCACGACTTTGGCGTGATCCGCCAGTCGTACACCGAACGCGACACCATGCTCTATGCGCTCAGCCTCGGGCTGGGCAACGACCCGCTGGACGCCGCCGCCCTGCCCTTCGTCTATGAGGGCCTGGAGGCCGGGCTGCGCGCCCTGCCCACGCAGGCCGTGGTGCTGGGCTACCCCGGCTTTTGGGCGCGCGAGCCCGACACAGGCATCGACTGGGTGAAGCTCTTGCACGGCGAGCAGCGTGTGCGCTGGCACCAAACGCTGCCTGCCAGCGGCGACGTGGTGGGCCACAACCGCATCACGCACCTGACCGACAAGGGCGAAGGCAAGGGCGCCATCATGATCACGGAGCGGCGCCTCGAATCCGCCGCCGGCGAGCTGCTGGCCACCGTGCAACAAGTGACCTTCTTGCGCGGCGACGGCGGCTACAGCCAGCGGGGCGGCGGCCAGCCCAGCGATGCACCACTGCCCGCGCTGCAACCCACGCCCGAGGACCGCGCGCCCGACTTCACCGACACGCAATCGGTCCGCCCCGAGGCGGCGCTGCTGTACCGCCTGATGGGCGACACCAACCCATTGCACGCCGACCCGGCCGTGGCCACCAAGGCGGGGTTCGAGCGCCCCATCCTGCACGGCCTGGCGAGTTACGGCCTGGTGGCCCACGCGGTGCTGCGCCAGTGCGGCGGGGGCGATCCCGCGCGCCTGAAGGCGCTGGACATCCGCTTTGCCGCACCGGTGTACCCGGGCGAAACCCTGGTGACCGAGATCTGGCGCGTACCGGGCCAGGCGGGGCAATTCCAGCTGCGCGCACGCGTCGCCGAGCGCGACAAGGTCGTCATGAGCCACGGGTTTGCCGAGCTGGCCTGAACTATCAAAAAGTGAGCTTTCGGTGCTTTCCACACAAGCGCCATAGCCATTTTTAATCAAAAACCATCCCAGGAGAACGCCATGAGCGCATCCCCCGTGTTGACCTCGGTGCTGGACGGCATCGGCACCATCACCCTGAACCGCCCCGAGGCGCGCAACGCGCTCAGCATGGACATGCGCCCGGCGCTGGCCGACGCGATAGCGCAGATGCGAGACGACGCGCAGGTGCATGCCGTCATCCTCACCGGCGCGGGCGGTGCCTTTTGCTCGGGCGGCGATATCTCGGCCATGCTCGACACCAGCCGCACGGGCCTGGCTTTTCGCAAGGGAATGCGCGAGCTGCACCAGTGGTTCCCCGAGCTGGTGAACCTGGAAAAGCCCGTGATCGCCGCGGTGGACGGCCCCGCCTTTGGTGCCGGCCTGAGCCTGGCGCTGGCGGCCGACTTTGTGCTGGCCACGCGCCGCGCCAAGTTCTGCGCGGTGTTCGGCCGCATGGGCCTGGTGCCCGACCTGGGCGCCCTGCACTTGCTGCCGCGCATCGTGGGCCAGCAAAAGGCCAAGGAGCTGGTCTTTACCGCGCGCACCGTCGATGCCGATGAGGCCCAGCAGCTCGGCATGGTCTACGACATCGTCGAAGACGGGGCCGCGCTGACCGAGGCCGCGCTGGCGCTGGCGCGGCGCTTTGGCCAGGCGTCCACGGCCGCCATCGGGATGGCCAAGACCATCATGAACCAGTCCTTCGAGAGCGATGCGCGCACCATCGCCGAGCTGGAGTCCTACGCCCAGGCCATGTGCCGCAGCTCGCCCTACCACCAGGACGCAGTGCAGCGCTTCAAGGCCAAGGAGCCGCTGCGCTTTGACTGGAATAAAAAGTGACCCCCCTGAGTCGCCTTCGGCGCCATCCCCCCAAGGGGGGACGACGCCAGTGGCCTGGCAAAGCCAGTTCCACGGCGTCCGCTGGCGCGGCTTGCTCCGCGGTCACCGGACGGGTGAGGGCGCGCCCGTTTCAGCGGTTGCAGGCGGCGCGAAGCGCTGGGGAATACTGACATGAGTCTCTTGGCCGATCGGTTGCAAGATTTGATCCGCCCCGGTGACACGCTGTGGTGGGGCCAGGCCACGGCCGAGCCGCTGACGCTCACGCGCGCGCTGGTGGCGCATCGCCATGCGCTGGCGCAGGGTGGGCGGCTGCGGGTGTTTGTGGGCATTGGCGCGTCGGACACGCTGCAGCCCGAGCAAGCCGATGCCATCGATTTTTTTGGCTACGCGGCGGGCGGACCGCACCGCAAGCTGGCAGAAGCGGGTGTGCTCGACATCCTGCCCAGCCACTACTCCCACCTGCCGGGCTTGATCGGCGCGGGCGTGCTGCCGGTTGACGTGGTGCTGCTGCAGGTCTCGCCGCCCGATAGCGAGGGCCGCTATAGCCTGGGGCTGGCGCAGGAATACCTGCCCGCCGCGATCGAGCGCGCGCGCGTGGTGATCGGTGAGGTCAACCCCGCCATCCCGTGGACCCACGGCAGCCTGCACCTGCAGGCCAGCGACTTCGCGCTGCTCATCGACGCCGAGCACCCGCCGCTGGACCAGAGCCGCAGCGCGCCCGGACCGGTGGAGCAGGCCATCGCGCGGCATGTGGCGGCTCTGGTGCAAGACGGCGCCACACTGCAATTGGGCATCGGCAACCTGCCCGAGGCCGTGCTGGCCGCGCTGCACAGCCACCGCGACCTGGGCCTGCACAGCGGCGCGGTGGGCGACGGCATTGCCGCCCTGGCCGAGGCCGGTGTGCTGACCAATGCGAAAAAGAGCCTGGACAATGGCGTAGGCATTGGCGGCATCCTGATGGGCAGCGACAGATTGCGCCGCTGGGCGCACCGCAATCCGCAGTTCGCCTTGCGCGGCACCGACTACACACACGACCCCGAGGTGCTTGCCGCCAGCCATCAGCTGGCCGCCATCAACGCGGCCATCGAGGTGGACCTGACGGGCCAGATCAATGCCGAAGTGGCCGCTGGCGTGTATGTGGGCGCCGTGGGCGGCGCGGTGGATTTTTTGCGCGGCGCAGCGCGCAGCCACGGCGGCCTGCCCATCGTGGCGCTGCCCGCCACCACCAAGGGCAAGACGCGCATTGTGGCGCAGCTGTCCGGCCCGGTGAGTACGCCACGCAGCGACGCGGGCCTGATCGTCACCGAGCATGGCGTGGCCGACCTGCGCGGCCAGCCGCTGTCGCGCCGCGTGCGCCGCCTGATCGACATTGCCGCCCCCGAACACCGCGAGGACCTGGAACGCCAGGCCCACGAAACACTGCGCCGCTGTGGCGCGGCGTTTCATCAAAATTGATAGCTAGTGGCGCTTGCTCAATAAGCGCCAGCAGCCTTTTTATTCATATTTCAAGGAGCAACACCATGCGCAGAGCCGCCATCGTCACCCCCGTTCGCACCCCCGTCGGCACCTTCGGCGGAAGCCTGCGGCCCGTACCCGTCGAGGAGCTGGCAGCCACCACCGTGCGCGCCGTGGTCCAGCGCAGCGGCATTGACCCGGCGCGCATCGACGACGTGGTCATGGCGCAGTCGTATGCCAACAGCGAAGTGCCTTGTGTGGGCCGCTGGGCCGCGCTGCAGGCAGGGCTGCCGGTGTCGGTGCCGGGCATGCAGCTCGACCGCCGCTGCGGCGGTGGCCTGCAGGCCATCGTCACGGCCGCGATGATGGTGCAAAGCGGCGCCGCCGACGTGGTGATTGCTGGCGGCGTGGAAAGCATGAGCAACATCGAGTACTACAGCACCGACATGCGCTGGGGCGCACGCTCAGGCAACGTGCGCTTTTTCGACCGGCTGGATCGG includes:
- a CDS encoding CaiB/BaiF CoA-transferase family protein — encoded protein: MTRPLDGITVVSLEHAVAAPFCTRQLADLGARVIKVERPGSGDFARGYDQRVNGQSSHFTWLNRNKESLALDVKQPQAKAALLQLLQTADVLVQNLAPGAAARMGLSHAALKSHNPRLIVCDISGYGADGPYRDKKAYDLLIQSEAGFLSVTGTPETPSKSGISVADIAAGMYAYTNILSALLLRGKTGEGSHIDVSMLEAMGEWMGYPMYYAYEGAPPPPRTGASHASIYPYGPFTAGDGGTVMLGLQNEREWKIFCDAVLLRPEVATDARFCSNAQRNAQRDALQALILQEFSALTAAQVVERLDAAGIANARVNDMADLRAHPQLQARQRWRTVGTPAGDVPALLPPGVNSAFDYRMDAVPAVGQHNAAILAALGWNAEQIDALQATQPV
- a CDS encoding acyl-CoA dehydrogenase family protein gives rise to the protein MTHQPDQYQEIRDAVRALCAQFPDEYFRKIDEARGYPEAFVDALTQAGWMAALIPQEYGGSGLTMAEASVIMEEINRSGGNSGACHGQMYVMNAIVRSGSEAQKQKYLPKIAAGELRIQSMGVTEPTTGSDTTKLKTTAVKKDGRWVINGQKVWISRIQHSDLMILLARTTPADQVKKRSDGLSCFLIDLHQAIGNGLTVRPILNMVNHETNELFFDNLEIPEDALLGEEGKGFKTLLDGLNAERTLIAAECIGDGYWFIDRATKYANERVVFNRPIGQNQGVQFPIADAFIELEAANLMRWKACEKIDAHQNAGAEANMAKYLAAKASWEAANVCLQTHGGFGFACEYDIERKFRETRLYQVAPISTNMIYSYVAEHILGLPRSF
- a CDS encoding MaoC family dehydratase N-terminal domain-containing protein; this encodes MATMTEPTIDNALLAHLQTWQGQSETLGDTLTAVPVAALSATLDRDDPAPAAGTALPPLWHWLYFLPHARQSEIGPDGHPQRGGFLPPVPLPRRMWAGGRLRWEIQSDGANPLRVGQEVQRTSTIASVKHKAGRSGELLFVLVQHQFSNGSGLALTEEHDIVYRSAAQPGDPAPAPQKPPLDGQAAWSRTIVPDDVLLFRYSALTFNGHRIHYDRKYVTEVEGYPGLIVHGPLIATLLLDLLRRSLPGAQVATFDFRAVRPTFDLHSFSVHGKPSADGKTVELWAQDHEGWLTMQGTATLA
- a CDS encoding SDR family NAD(P)-dependent oxidoreductase, producing the protein MTQKMVQDKVVVVTGAGGGIGRDMALALAAAGAKVVVNDIGTSTTGEGTDAGPAQKVVDEIKAAGGQAVANMDSVAESAAAGHIVQCALDHFGRIDGVVNNAGILRDRFFHKMSLDEWDAVIKVHLYGSYFMARAAANHFKEQESGAFVHMTSTSGLIGNLGQANYSAAKLGLTALSKSIALDMQKFNVRSNCIAPFAWSRMIGSIPTDTPEQQARVAKIQQMTPNKIAPLAVYLLSDQAQDVNAQVFAVRNNEIFLMSQPRPLRSVHRSEGWTPEFIAEHGMPALKASFVPMDRSADVFSWDPV
- a CDS encoding MaoC/PaaZ C-terminal domain-containing protein; this translates as MPIDYHHLKAHDFGVIRQSYTERDTMLYALSLGLGNDPLDAAALPFVYEGLEAGLRALPTQAVVLGYPGFWAREPDTGIDWVKLLHGEQRVRWHQTLPASGDVVGHNRITHLTDKGEGKGAIMITERRLESAAGELLATVQQVTFLRGDGGYSQRGGGQPSDAPLPALQPTPEDRAPDFTDTQSVRPEAALLYRLMGDTNPLHADPAVATKAGFERPILHGLASYGLVAHAVLRQCGGGDPARLKALDIRFAAPVYPGETLVTEIWRVPGQAGQFQLRARVAERDKVVMSHGFAELA
- a CDS encoding enoyl-CoA hydratase/isomerase family protein; this translates as MSASPVLTSVLDGIGTITLNRPEARNALSMDMRPALADAIAQMRDDAQVHAVILTGAGGAFCSGGDISAMLDTSRTGLAFRKGMRELHQWFPELVNLEKPVIAAVDGPAFGAGLSLALAADFVLATRRAKFCAVFGRMGLVPDLGALHLLPRIVGQQKAKELVFTARTVDADEAQQLGMVYDIVEDGAALTEAALALARRFGQASTAAIGMAKTIMNQSFESDARTIAELESYAQAMCRSSPYHQDAVQRFKAKEPLRFDWNKK
- a CDS encoding acetyl-CoA hydrolase/transferase family protein — encoded protein: MSLLADRLQDLIRPGDTLWWGQATAEPLTLTRALVAHRHALAQGGRLRVFVGIGASDTLQPEQADAIDFFGYAAGGPHRKLAEAGVLDILPSHYSHLPGLIGAGVLPVDVVLLQVSPPDSEGRYSLGLAQEYLPAAIERARVVIGEVNPAIPWTHGSLHLQASDFALLIDAEHPPLDQSRSAPGPVEQAIARHVAALVQDGATLQLGIGNLPEAVLAALHSHRDLGLHSGAVGDGIAALAEAGVLTNAKKSLDNGVGIGGILMGSDRLRRWAHRNPQFALRGTDYTHDPEVLAASHQLAAINAAIEVDLTGQINAEVAAGVYVGAVGGAVDFLRGAARSHGGLPIVALPATTKGKTRIVAQLSGPVSTPRSDAGLIVTEHGVADLRGQPLSRRVRRLIDIAAPEHREDLERQAHETLRRCGAAFHQN